A genomic segment from Oncorhynchus clarkii lewisi isolate Uvic-CL-2024 chromosome 14, UVic_Ocla_1.0, whole genome shotgun sequence encodes:
- the LOC139366275 gene encoding protocadherin-18-like isoform X1, with amino-acid sequence MGAKINTPRGNIVFSTALLLFLVVIMQAVSGKTLKYKVYEEQKVGTVIARLKEDVADVLSKLPSSLSFRFRAMQRGSTPFLSVREEDGEITIGTKIDREKLCEKNLNCSIEFDVVTLPTEYLQLFHVEVEVLDINDNSPQFSRAIIPIEISESASVGNRIPLDSATDPDVGDNSLYSYSLTPNNFFKIDIRTRTDGAKYAELVVVKELDREVQSSYQLQLTASDNGVPPKSGSTLLKISISDSNDNSPAFDEQVYVINLLENSPLGTLLIDLNATDPDEGTNGKIVYSFSSHISPKILETFKMNPENGQVTLIKKVDYETTSSYELDIQAQDLGPNSIPGLCKTVIKVVDVNDNKPEININLMTPGKEEVAYISEGAPVDTFIALVRVDDSDAGLNGDVVCRLHGHGHFRLQKTYEKNYMILTNVSLDREKRSEYSLTVIAEDRGSPSLSTIKHFTVQVLDENDNPPRFEKSRYEVYKSENNSPGAYLMTVVASDPDLGTNGQVTYTVVDTLVQGSPISTYVTIDPSNGAIYALRSFDHEDVSRISFTVQARDGGNPPLSSNATVLLTVLDDNDNPPVIQSPLLRNHTADLLLWRHASAGQLVTIVKATDRDTGINSELSCSIVGGNEEGLFVMDARRCELRTNGSLEGVPKDVLEIRVEVQDRGTTRLSTGALLRLSLQENMDFLPPGLPTGPSHSLLDLSLIIIISLGAVCALLLVVMVMFATARCNREKKDPHNSYNCRVAENTYQNHPKKPSRQIHKGDITLVPTVNGTLPIRAHPHSPSASPAPERGTMGSRQSHHSRQSLNSLVTISSNHVAENFALELAHATPPVEQVSQLLSMLHQGQYQPRPSFRGNKYTRSYRYALNDMDKFSLKDSGRGDSEAGDSDYEAGRESPIDRLLGEAFNELYPHDGQHRPHPQHPHAAMRLCTEECRVLGHSDQCWMPPLLSPASSDYRSNLFIPGEDPRQASDPQEPPQPSDPDHPHVQRSNQSFSTFGKDNQEEAEEAEGGEEGEEEDLCGTTSLLSEMSSVFQRLLPPSLDSYIQVSETQKAGTSMGGVGVPMTGSLDRRRGHLPGKPSAAAHQQGVAVWAANTHFQNPGSSIGPSGQPHPQNGSYHTLKPSTKLSPQNNHHNQAVPKNSPQNGHSHHAPTPKNSPLLTALVSPTLVAPFLAPAPIPVPLPGPCGKWLPAMEEIPENFEEDEFDSVLGQLGHLQGKRSDSRHELMDASELVAEINKLLQDVRQS; translated from the exons ATGGGTGCCAAAATTAACACACCCAGAGGGAATATAGTATTTTCCACTGCGCTATTATTATTTTTGGTTGTAATTATGCAGGCCGTTTCTGGTAAGACTTTGAAATATAAAGTTTATGAAGAGCAAAAAGTGGGCACAGTGATTGCAAGGCTAAAGGAGGACGTGGCGGATGTTCTGTCTAAATTACCGAGTTCACTGTCCTTTCGGTTCCGTGCTATGCAGAGGGGGAGCACTCCATTTCTGTCGGTTCGGGAGGAGGACGGTGAAATCACCATAGGGACCAAGATTGACCGGGAGAAGCTTTGTGAAAAGAACCTAAACTGTTCTATCGAATTTGACGTTGTCACTCTTCCCACTGAATACCTCCAGCTGTTCCACGTCGAGGTGGAAGTCTTAGACATAAACGATAACTCGCCACAGTTCTCCCGTGCCATCATCCCCATTGAGATCTCCGAGAGCGCCTCTGTGGGAAACCGCATCCCTCTGGACAGCGCCACCGACCCTGACGTGGGAGATAACTCCCTTTACTCTTACTCTCTGACGCCGAATAACTTTTTCAAAATCGACATAAGGACCAGAACCGATGGTGCCAAATATGCAGAGCTGGTGGTGGTGAAAGAGCTGGACAGGGAGGTGCAGTCCAGCTACCAGCTGCAACTAACGGCCTCGGACAATGGAGTCCCCCCGAAGTCTGGCTCCACTCTGCTCAAGATAAGCATCTCAGACTCCAACGACAACAGTCCGGCTTTTGATGAGCAGGTGTACGTTATTAATCTCCTGGAAAACTCACCACTTGGGACTCTACTGATTGATTTGAACGCCACAGATCCGGATGAGGGCACTAACGGTAAAATAGTTTACTCTTTCAGCAGTCATATCTCTCCCAAAATACTGGAGACGTTTAAAATGAACCCTGAAAATGGCCAAGTCACTCTGATTAAAAAAGTGGACTATGAAACTACGTCATCTTATGAGTTGGACATTCAGGCGCAGGACCTGGGTCCTAACTCCATCCCAGGACTTTGTAAAACCGTAATCAAAGTGGTGGACGTGAACGACAACAAACCAGAGATCAACATTAACCTCATGACTCCCGGTAAGGAGGAAGTGGCCTACATCTCGGAGGGCGCGCCGGTGGACACCTTCATAGCATTGGTGCGCGTGGACGACAGTGACGCAGGGCTCAATGGCGACGTGGTGTGCCGCCTGCACGGCCATGGGCACTTCCGGCTGCAGAAGACCTATGAGAAGAATTACATGATCCTGACCAATGTGTCTCTGGACAGAGAAAAGAGGTCAGAGTACAGTCTAACGGTCATAGCTGAGGACCGCGGCTCTCCAAGCCTTTCCACCATCAAACACTTCACGGTGCAGGTGTTGGATGAAAATGATAACCCGCCCCGCTTTGAGAAGAGTCGCTACGAGGTTTACAAGTCCGAGAACAACTCTCCCGGGGCCTACCTGATGACAGTGGTGGCGTCTGACCCTGACCTGGGCACCAACGGCCAGGTGACCTACACGGTGGTGGACACTCTGGTCCAGGGAAGCCCCATCTCCACCTACGTCACCATCGACCCGTCCAACGGCGCCATCTACGCCCTACGGAGCTTCGACCACGAGGACGTCAGCCGCATCTCCTTCACCGTCCAAGCACGGGACGGAGGGAACCCTCCCCTATCCTCCAATGCCACCGTCCTCCTGACCGTGCTAGACGACAACGACAACCCACCCGTCATCCAGTCCCCGCTCCTACGTAACCACACCGCCGACCTCCTCCTCTGGAGACACGCCTCCGCCGGTCAGCTGGTCACAATTGTCAAGGCCACTGACCGTGACACCGGCATCAACAGTGAGCTGAGCTGCTCCATCGTCGGGGGCAACGAGGAGGGCCTGTTTGTGATGGATGCTCGGCGGTGCGAGCTGCGGACCAACGGCAGTCTGGAGGGGGTTCCCAAGGACGTGCTGGAGATCAGAGTGGAGGTGCAGGATAGGGGCACCACCCGCCTGTCCACCGGGGCCCTGCTCCGCCTCTCCCTCCAGGAGAATATGGACTTCCTACCCCCAGGCCTCCCCACGGGCCCCAGCCATTCCCTCCTGGACCtctccctcatcatcatcatctccctGGGGGCCGTGTGTGCCCTGCTGTTGGTGGTCATGGTGATGTTCGCCACAGCACGCTGCAACAGAGAGAAAAAGGACCCCCACAACTCGTACAACTGCAGGGTGGCTGAGAACACGTACCAGAACCACCCCAAGAAGCCCTCTAGGCAGATCCACAAGGGAGACATCACCCTGGTCCCCACTGTCAATGGAACCCTGCCCATACGGGCACACCCACACTCACCTTCTGCCTCACCTGCCCCAGAGAGGGGCACCATGGGTAGCAGGCAGAGCCACCACAGCCGCCAGTCGCTCAACAGCCTGGTCACCATCTCCTCCAATCACGTCGCAGAGAACTTCGCTCTGGAACTGGCCCACGCCACGCCCCCTGTCGAA CAAGTCTCACAGCTTCTGTCCATGCTCCATCAGGGCCAGTACCAGCCAAGACCCAGTTTCCGTGGCAACAAATACACCAGGAGCTACAG GTACGCTCTGAACGACATGGACAAGTTTAGTCTGAAGGACAGTGGTCGTGGCGACAGCGAGGCTGGGGACAGTGACTACGAGGCAGGACGAGAGTCTCCCATCGACAGGCTCCTGGGTGAGGCCTTTAATGAGCTATACCCGCATGACGGCCAACACAGACCACATCCACAGCATCCGCATGCAG CGATGAGACTGTGCACTGAGGAGTGTCGTGTCCTGGGTCACTCTGACCAGTGCTGGAtgcctcccctgctctccccagCCTCCTCTGACTACCGCAGCAACCTCTTCATCCCAGGAGAGGACCCCCGCCAGGCCAGCGATCCCCAGGAGCCGCCCCAGCCCTCCGACCCCGACCACCCTCACGTACAACGCAGCAACCAGAGCTTCTCCACCTTCGGCAAGGACAACCAGGAGGAGGCCGAGgaggcagaggggggagaggagggggaggaggaggacctgtgTGGAACCACGTCCCTGTTGTCAGAGATGAGCAGTGTGTTTCAGAGGCTCCTCCCCCCATCGCTGGACTCTTATATCCAGGTCAGCGAGACACAAAAGGCAGGTACAAGTATGGGGGGTGTAGGTGTCCCCATGACAGGGTCACTGGACAGGAGGAGGGGTCATCTGCCAGGTAAGCCCAGTGCTGCCGCCCACCAGCAAGGTGTTGCAGTATGGGCTGCCAATACCCACTTCCAGAACCCCGGCTCTAGCATTGGGCCCTCAGGCCAACCACACCCCCAGAATGGTAGCTACCACACCCTCAAACCCAGCACCAAGCTCAGCCCCCAGAACAACCACCACAACCAGGCCGTCCCTAAAAACAGCCCTCAGAATGGACACAGCCACCAcgcccccacccccaagaacagCCCTCTCCTCACTGCCCTGGTCAGCCCCACCCTGGTGGCACCCTTCCTGGCCCCGGCCCCCATCCCTGTTCCCCTCCCGGGTCCATGCGGTAAGTGGCTCCCAGCCATGGAGGAAATCCCAGAGAACTTTGAGGAGGATGAGTTTGACTCGGTGCTGGGGCAGCTGGGACACCTGCAGGGGAAGAGGAGCGACAGCCGGCATGAGCTGATGGACGCCAGCGAGCTGGTGGCTGAGATCAACAAATTGTTACAGGATGTCCGGCAGAGCTAG
- the LOC139366275 gene encoding protocadherin-18-like isoform X2, giving the protein MGAKINTPRGNIVFSTALLLFLVVIMQAVSGKTLKYKVYEEQKVGTVIARLKEDVADVLSKLPSSLSFRFRAMQRGSTPFLSVREEDGEITIGTKIDREKLCEKNLNCSIEFDVVTLPTEYLQLFHVEVEVLDINDNSPQFSRAIIPIEISESASVGNRIPLDSATDPDVGDNSLYSYSLTPNNFFKIDIRTRTDGAKYAELVVVKELDREVQSSYQLQLTASDNGVPPKSGSTLLKISISDSNDNSPAFDEQVYVINLLENSPLGTLLIDLNATDPDEGTNGKIVYSFSSHISPKILETFKMNPENGQVTLIKKVDYETTSSYELDIQAQDLGPNSIPGLCKTVIKVVDVNDNKPEININLMTPGKEEVAYISEGAPVDTFIALVRVDDSDAGLNGDVVCRLHGHGHFRLQKTYEKNYMILTNVSLDREKRSEYSLTVIAEDRGSPSLSTIKHFTVQVLDENDNPPRFEKSRYEVYKSENNSPGAYLMTVVASDPDLGTNGQVTYTVVDTLVQGSPISTYVTIDPSNGAIYALRSFDHEDVSRISFTVQARDGGNPPLSSNATVLLTVLDDNDNPPVIQSPLLRNHTADLLLWRHASAGQLVTIVKATDRDTGINSELSCSIVGGNEEGLFVMDARRCELRTNGSLEGVPKDVLEIRVEVQDRGTTRLSTGALLRLSLQENMDFLPPGLPTGPSHSLLDLSLIIIISLGAVCALLLVVMVMFATARCNREKKDPHNSYNCRVAENTYQNHPKKPSRQIHKGDITLVPTVNGTLPIRAHPHSPSASPAPERGTMGSRQSHHSRQSLNSLVTISSNHVAENFALELAHATPPVEGQYQPRPSFRGNKYTRSYRYALNDMDKFSLKDSGRGDSEAGDSDYEAGRESPIDRLLGEAFNELYPHDGQHRPHPQHPHAAMRLCTEECRVLGHSDQCWMPPLLSPASSDYRSNLFIPGEDPRQASDPQEPPQPSDPDHPHVQRSNQSFSTFGKDNQEEAEEAEGGEEGEEEDLCGTTSLLSEMSSVFQRLLPPSLDSYIQVSETQKAGTSMGGVGVPMTGSLDRRRGHLPGKPSAAAHQQGVAVWAANTHFQNPGSSIGPSGQPHPQNGSYHTLKPSTKLSPQNNHHNQAVPKNSPQNGHSHHAPTPKNSPLLTALVSPTLVAPFLAPAPIPVPLPGPCGKWLPAMEEIPENFEEDEFDSVLGQLGHLQGKRSDSRHELMDASELVAEINKLLQDVRQS; this is encoded by the exons ATGGGTGCCAAAATTAACACACCCAGAGGGAATATAGTATTTTCCACTGCGCTATTATTATTTTTGGTTGTAATTATGCAGGCCGTTTCTGGTAAGACTTTGAAATATAAAGTTTATGAAGAGCAAAAAGTGGGCACAGTGATTGCAAGGCTAAAGGAGGACGTGGCGGATGTTCTGTCTAAATTACCGAGTTCACTGTCCTTTCGGTTCCGTGCTATGCAGAGGGGGAGCACTCCATTTCTGTCGGTTCGGGAGGAGGACGGTGAAATCACCATAGGGACCAAGATTGACCGGGAGAAGCTTTGTGAAAAGAACCTAAACTGTTCTATCGAATTTGACGTTGTCACTCTTCCCACTGAATACCTCCAGCTGTTCCACGTCGAGGTGGAAGTCTTAGACATAAACGATAACTCGCCACAGTTCTCCCGTGCCATCATCCCCATTGAGATCTCCGAGAGCGCCTCTGTGGGAAACCGCATCCCTCTGGACAGCGCCACCGACCCTGACGTGGGAGATAACTCCCTTTACTCTTACTCTCTGACGCCGAATAACTTTTTCAAAATCGACATAAGGACCAGAACCGATGGTGCCAAATATGCAGAGCTGGTGGTGGTGAAAGAGCTGGACAGGGAGGTGCAGTCCAGCTACCAGCTGCAACTAACGGCCTCGGACAATGGAGTCCCCCCGAAGTCTGGCTCCACTCTGCTCAAGATAAGCATCTCAGACTCCAACGACAACAGTCCGGCTTTTGATGAGCAGGTGTACGTTATTAATCTCCTGGAAAACTCACCACTTGGGACTCTACTGATTGATTTGAACGCCACAGATCCGGATGAGGGCACTAACGGTAAAATAGTTTACTCTTTCAGCAGTCATATCTCTCCCAAAATACTGGAGACGTTTAAAATGAACCCTGAAAATGGCCAAGTCACTCTGATTAAAAAAGTGGACTATGAAACTACGTCATCTTATGAGTTGGACATTCAGGCGCAGGACCTGGGTCCTAACTCCATCCCAGGACTTTGTAAAACCGTAATCAAAGTGGTGGACGTGAACGACAACAAACCAGAGATCAACATTAACCTCATGACTCCCGGTAAGGAGGAAGTGGCCTACATCTCGGAGGGCGCGCCGGTGGACACCTTCATAGCATTGGTGCGCGTGGACGACAGTGACGCAGGGCTCAATGGCGACGTGGTGTGCCGCCTGCACGGCCATGGGCACTTCCGGCTGCAGAAGACCTATGAGAAGAATTACATGATCCTGACCAATGTGTCTCTGGACAGAGAAAAGAGGTCAGAGTACAGTCTAACGGTCATAGCTGAGGACCGCGGCTCTCCAAGCCTTTCCACCATCAAACACTTCACGGTGCAGGTGTTGGATGAAAATGATAACCCGCCCCGCTTTGAGAAGAGTCGCTACGAGGTTTACAAGTCCGAGAACAACTCTCCCGGGGCCTACCTGATGACAGTGGTGGCGTCTGACCCTGACCTGGGCACCAACGGCCAGGTGACCTACACGGTGGTGGACACTCTGGTCCAGGGAAGCCCCATCTCCACCTACGTCACCATCGACCCGTCCAACGGCGCCATCTACGCCCTACGGAGCTTCGACCACGAGGACGTCAGCCGCATCTCCTTCACCGTCCAAGCACGGGACGGAGGGAACCCTCCCCTATCCTCCAATGCCACCGTCCTCCTGACCGTGCTAGACGACAACGACAACCCACCCGTCATCCAGTCCCCGCTCCTACGTAACCACACCGCCGACCTCCTCCTCTGGAGACACGCCTCCGCCGGTCAGCTGGTCACAATTGTCAAGGCCACTGACCGTGACACCGGCATCAACAGTGAGCTGAGCTGCTCCATCGTCGGGGGCAACGAGGAGGGCCTGTTTGTGATGGATGCTCGGCGGTGCGAGCTGCGGACCAACGGCAGTCTGGAGGGGGTTCCCAAGGACGTGCTGGAGATCAGAGTGGAGGTGCAGGATAGGGGCACCACCCGCCTGTCCACCGGGGCCCTGCTCCGCCTCTCCCTCCAGGAGAATATGGACTTCCTACCCCCAGGCCTCCCCACGGGCCCCAGCCATTCCCTCCTGGACCtctccctcatcatcatcatctccctGGGGGCCGTGTGTGCCCTGCTGTTGGTGGTCATGGTGATGTTCGCCACAGCACGCTGCAACAGAGAGAAAAAGGACCCCCACAACTCGTACAACTGCAGGGTGGCTGAGAACACGTACCAGAACCACCCCAAGAAGCCCTCTAGGCAGATCCACAAGGGAGACATCACCCTGGTCCCCACTGTCAATGGAACCCTGCCCATACGGGCACACCCACACTCACCTTCTGCCTCACCTGCCCCAGAGAGGGGCACCATGGGTAGCAGGCAGAGCCACCACAGCCGCCAGTCGCTCAACAGCCTGGTCACCATCTCCTCCAATCACGTCGCAGAGAACTTCGCTCTGGAACTGGCCCACGCCACGCCCCCTGTCGAA GGCCAGTACCAGCCAAGACCCAGTTTCCGTGGCAACAAATACACCAGGAGCTACAG GTACGCTCTGAACGACATGGACAAGTTTAGTCTGAAGGACAGTGGTCGTGGCGACAGCGAGGCTGGGGACAGTGACTACGAGGCAGGACGAGAGTCTCCCATCGACAGGCTCCTGGGTGAGGCCTTTAATGAGCTATACCCGCATGACGGCCAACACAGACCACATCCACAGCATCCGCATGCAG CGATGAGACTGTGCACTGAGGAGTGTCGTGTCCTGGGTCACTCTGACCAGTGCTGGAtgcctcccctgctctccccagCCTCCTCTGACTACCGCAGCAACCTCTTCATCCCAGGAGAGGACCCCCGCCAGGCCAGCGATCCCCAGGAGCCGCCCCAGCCCTCCGACCCCGACCACCCTCACGTACAACGCAGCAACCAGAGCTTCTCCACCTTCGGCAAGGACAACCAGGAGGAGGCCGAGgaggcagaggggggagaggagggggaggaggaggacctgtgTGGAACCACGTCCCTGTTGTCAGAGATGAGCAGTGTGTTTCAGAGGCTCCTCCCCCCATCGCTGGACTCTTATATCCAGGTCAGCGAGACACAAAAGGCAGGTACAAGTATGGGGGGTGTAGGTGTCCCCATGACAGGGTCACTGGACAGGAGGAGGGGTCATCTGCCAGGTAAGCCCAGTGCTGCCGCCCACCAGCAAGGTGTTGCAGTATGGGCTGCCAATACCCACTTCCAGAACCCCGGCTCTAGCATTGGGCCCTCAGGCCAACCACACCCCCAGAATGGTAGCTACCACACCCTCAAACCCAGCACCAAGCTCAGCCCCCAGAACAACCACCACAACCAGGCCGTCCCTAAAAACAGCCCTCAGAATGGACACAGCCACCAcgcccccacccccaagaacagCCCTCTCCTCACTGCCCTGGTCAGCCCCACCCTGGTGGCACCCTTCCTGGCCCCGGCCCCCATCCCTGTTCCCCTCCCGGGTCCATGCGGTAAGTGGCTCCCAGCCATGGAGGAAATCCCAGAGAACTTTGAGGAGGATGAGTTTGACTCGGTGCTGGGGCAGCTGGGACACCTGCAGGGGAAGAGGAGCGACAGCCGGCATGAGCTGATGGACGCCAGCGAGCTGGTGGCTGAGATCAACAAATTGTTACAGGATGTCCGGCAGAGCTAG